A stretch of DNA from Pseudomonadota bacterium:
TCGACCTGCGCCTCGCTCGCGAGCTCCTTGCCGTGTCGATCGACAATCGCGCCGCGCCTCGCCGCGAGCGCGATGCTGCGCGTGTACTGGTCGTCGGCGAGCGCCGCGAGCTCACCCTGGCGGGTCACGCCGAGGTCCCAGGCGCCGTGCGCGACCGCGGCGGCGCCGACGCTCATCGCGAGCATCAGGAGGACGATTCGGACGCGCGTCCAGCCCGCCCTGCCGAGCGGCCGGCCGAACGGCGTCACAGCGCCCCTCCGGAGACGGAGACGAAGCGGCGCGCCTCGCCGATCACGATGATCCGATCGTGTCCGGGGACCGCCATGCCGAGCCGCTCCCGCGCGTCCGCCTCGACGCGGGCCGGCGACTTGAGCGAGGCGAGCTCCAGGCGGAGCTCTCGCTGCTCGAGGAGGAGACGGGACTGGCGCGCCCGGGCGGCGCTCGTCGCGTACCCGAGCTCGATCCCGTCGAAGCGCACGTGAAGGTGGAAGACGAACGCGGCCGCGGCCGCGAAGACGGCGAGGCTGAACAGCACGAGGTACCCCGGGCCGAGGGACGCCGGACGCGCCGAGGCGTTCGAGCCGTGGGCCGCACGGTCGTCGGGGGTCGAAGGGCGCTTGGCGCGCGGTGCCGTGGGCCGGAAGAGCACGTAGGTCCAGCGGCTCGGCGCGCGCTTCTCCGGGCGGCGGTTGCGGCGTTCGAAAAGGCGCGAGATGAGGCTCACCGCACCCTCCGTATCGCCCGGACCTTGGCGCTGCGCGAGCGCGGGTTGGCGGCCCGTTCCCTCGCCGTGACGCGGACGGAGCGGCGCGTGACGTACTCGGCGAAGGGCGCCGGGCAGTCGCACACCGGGATCCCCGGAGGGCAGCGGCACGGCGAGACGAGATCCGCGAAGCGGCGCTTGACGAGCCCGTCCTCGAGCGAGTGGAACGAGATCACGGCGACGCGGCCGCCGACCGCGAGCGGGGCGGGGAGGGCGTCGAGCAGGCGCTCGAGCTCGCCGAGCTCGTCGTTGACGGCGATGCGGATCGCCTGGAACGTCCGCGTCGCGGGGTCGATCCCGCCGGCGCGCTTCGGGCCCATCACGCGGCGGACGGCCACCGCGAGATCGGCGGTCGTCGCGAGCCCGCCCGCCTCCTCCATCCGCTTGATGGAGCGCGCCACGCGGCGGGAGTAGCGCTCCCCGCCGAAGCGGAAGACGAGATCCGCGAGATCGTCCTCGCTGGTCCGCGCCAGGAGCGCGGCCGCGGTCTCGCCGGAGGTCGTGTCCATCCGCATGTCGAGCGGTCCGTCGTGGACGAAGGAGAATCCCCGTCGCGCCGCGTCGAGCTGGTGCGACGAGACGCCGAGGTCGAGCACGAGGCCGTCGAGCGCCGCCATCCCCGCCTCGGCCATCAGCCGTTCGAGATCGGAGAAGCGGCCGTGGCGGACGACGACGCGATCGCCGAAGCGCTCGAGGCGCCGGGTCGCCGCGTCCACCGCTTCGAGATCGCGATCGATGCCCAGGAGCCGCCCGTCCGGAGCGGTCGCCTCAAGGACGCGCTCCGCGTGGCCGCCGCCGCCTATCGTCGCGTCGCAGAAGGTCTCGCCGGGCTGGGGCGCGAGCAGCTCGAGGATCGTGTCGAGCGCCACCGGCTGATGGTCGAACGGCGCGTCCATGATCGCTCCACCTAGAGGTCGAACCCTGCGAGGTGTCGCCTCACCTCGTCGATGCGGCCCATCGCCTCGGCCTCTGCCTTGCGCCACTCCTCCGGCTGCCACAGCTCGACGATGCGGTTCATCCCGAGCCACACCACGTCCTTGCCGATGCGCGCGAACTCCCGGTGCGGGGGCGGGATGAGGACGCGGCCGTGGCCGTCCAGCGGGCACTCCACCGCGTTGGCGACGTAGAGCCGCTTGAGGACGGTCACGCCCGGGTCGAACATCGGCTTGGCGGCGAGCTTCGCCTCGAACTCCCGCCAACCGGTGAGTGGGTACACGTCCAGGTGCGGATGCTCGGAGTCCAAGGCGTAGGTCACCACGATCCGATCGTCCGTGAGCCCGGCGATCGCCTCCCGGAATCGCACCGGCAGGCTCGCGCGGCCTTTGCCATCCACGGCGTGATCGTATCGTCCCTTGAACACGAACTATCCCACTTTCTCCCACGAAAATGCATTTCAACGAAGCCACAGTGAACGGGCCAAGTCAATTTATTTGTTGAAAGTCAAGTAGTTGAAAATAACCTCGGAAAAATGCGACAGATGGCGGGGCCTTGTAGTTGTCTAATTTCAAATAGAAAATCGAGCAAGTGCGAGTGGGAGCAGGTGGGATTGCTATGTAGTTGTTCGGAGGGTGGCGTGTGCTACACTTCAACCCGATATGAGACCGGAGAGCCCCAGCTTGCCGCCTGCCCGATCCGGCGGCAACAAGACCGTCTTGGTGCTCCTCGTCGGCGGCGTGCTGATCCTCGGGATCGCGGTTTTCGTCTACATGAGCCGGAAGACGGACGCTCAGCCGGTCCCTGCCGAGCCTATCCCCGAGCAGATCTACGCCGCCCCCAAGCCGCTCGTGGTCGAGCCGTCGCGACCGATCGTCGACCGCGCTCCGGACGCCGGCGCCGGGGTCCTCCTCGCCGACGAGAACGTGCAGAAGAAGACGCCGAAGGGCGGGTACCAGGAGAAGCTCGGCACCATCGATACCGCGGCGGTGAACAGCTTCGTGAACGCGCGGTTCGGGCAGGTGCGCGCGTGCTACGAGCGGCGCCTCAAGTTGAACCCGCTCCTGCAGGGCGATCTCGATCTGAACATCTCCATCGCGTCCTCGGGCAAGGTGACCGGCATCGCGGTGACGGCGGACACGGTCCGCGACGGGGAGAT
This window harbors:
- the rsmH gene encoding 16S rRNA (cytosine(1402)-N(4))-methyltransferase RsmH, encoding MDAPFDHQPVALDTILELLAPQPGETFCDATIGGGGHAERVLEATAPDGRLLGIDRDLEAVDAATRRLERFGDRVVVRHGRFSDLERLMAEAGMAALDGLVLDLGVSSHQLDAARRGFSFVHDGPLDMRMDTTSGETAAALLARTSEDDLADLVFRFGGERYSRRVARSIKRMEEAGGLATTADLAVAVRRVMGPKRAGGIDPATRTFQAIRIAVNDELGELERLLDALPAPLAVGGRVAVISFHSLEDGLVKRRFADLVSPCRCPPGIPVCDCPAPFAEYVTRRSVRVTARERAANPRSRSAKVRAIRRVR
- a CDS encoding AgmX/PglI C-terminal domain-containing protein; protein product: MPPARSGGNKTVLVLLVGGVLILGIAVFVYMSRKTDAQPVPAEPIPEQIYAAPKPLVVEPSRPIVDRAPDAGAGVLLADENVQKKTPKGGYQEKLGTIDTAAVNSFVNARFGQVRACYERRLKLNPLLQGDLDLNISIASSGKVTGIAVTADTVRDGEMLECVRRTIRGWTFPKPDGGRAIVAKNFKFKKKV
- a CDS encoding division/cell wall cluster transcriptional repressor MraZ; translated protein: MDGKGRASLPVRFREAIAGLTDDRIVVTYALDSEHPHLDVYPLTGWREFEAKLAAKPMFDPGVTVLKRLYVANAVECPLDGHGRVLIPPPHREFARIGKDVVWLGMNRIVELWQPEEWRKAEAEAMGRIDEVRRHLAGFDL
- a CDS encoding cell division protein FtsL produces the protein MSLISRLFERRNRRPEKRAPSRWTYVLFRPTAPRAKRPSTPDDRAAHGSNASARPASLGPGYLVLFSLAVFAAAAAFVFHLHVRFDGIELGYATSAARARQSRLLLEQRELRLELASLKSPARVEADARERLGMAVPGHDRIIVIGEARRFVSVSGGAL